The Euphorbia lathyris chromosome 4, ddEupLath1.1, whole genome shotgun sequence genomic interval TTATAGATGGATATTGCAAGCATAATCGACGGGCTGATGCAGTCACATTCGTTAGCAGCCTTCATGAGCTTGATCCAAATGTTACAAAGGAGGAAAAATGCCGTTTATCAGAACGCATATTCAATAAATGGAAATAGATGATATCTTGATGTGGAACGAGTCGAACCACAGTTTGGTTGGCATGTATAGACCTTAACTTTCCGCCTTACGAAAGCCAGAGACGAGCATTATATCAGCTTCATTGCTTTGTGTTGATTCACCAGAGATATGAAGGCAATATGCACAAAGCAGAGTTGCTTATATGAAGGTATGTACAGTTGCTTACACTGCAGatatatataagatatatgCTGTTAATTAGGATTACTTgtcaattttgtaaattaagtTATAGTGGTGGgatccctccccggaccctcgcttaagcggggacgcgtagtgcaccggccACCCTTTTTATTAAGTTATAATAACTCTTTAACGGTGATCGACTTTTAGATGCTATTAGTATTAGGGCCTGTTTGGTTAAGCTGTTACTGCTTACTGTCACCTGTTTACTGGTAAATATTACCCGATTTTCCTTCTAAAACTATAAGTAGTTTGCTTCTGAATTCTAACCGAACAGTTTATATATACAGTTTGGAGGAAAACAGTAAAAGGAGAACCGAACAGACAATTAATGGTCATGAACAACCGGTACTTAATCTGTTAGTTTGTGTatacaattatatcaagttataTGTGATTGTTCTGAGAGTTGGCGGTTGGGAACAGTGTCAATGAACTTAACTTAATTGTTAGTTAGAATGACGGGTGAAATGCACTTAAGGTCACCGAAGTTTAGATTTATGCGCAGGTGGTAGCTAAAGTCATTTTTATGTCAATATAGTTGAAATAGCAGAAAGAGTGAAAGAATGTATTCTCTGTATTTGATAATGAAGACTTGcaacctatgttgcacggaaatggACACcgggaaacattatttctaaaagaATATAGCTAGGAAAGGGTGATAGAAACGGAAAAGAAACTGAAACGGAAGTGGAAGTGGAAGTGGAAGTGGAAACGCCAAtaaagaagagtttccgtgcaacatagcttgCAACCTATTTATACACATTCTCTAGGCTATAGAAGGTAAGTATATAAATCACATTTATGGTTGATTTCCTATGATTAAGGTACTGTTTAGGAATCCTAGTTCTACATTTATGACAATAGTCACTACGGTTTCGGAGTCTCATTGAAAAGCTAATGTAGCGAGACTTTACACATCAGTGTCATGCCATATGATGCCAATAAGCAATGCCACGCCCATCCACGTGGCATCACTTATCATCAGCGTCTGATATGGCACCGATGTGGAGATTTTGACTTTCACTTTCCAGTGGGGCTTTTCCCCCGGATTTGACCGGTCAagataaaaaatgtgttataaAGAAAGCTGAGTATTGTCTATGATTTCATCTTTAGGTCATACGGTATGGCATACAAGTGACCCTGCTAACTGTAAGGGGGAGGAGACAGCTGGCTTTTACGCCAACTGGCCAAACATTGACACAACTCCGAGGAGATTTTAGTAAAGAGTGGTGAATAGAACGTATCAATGGTTGTTGATGTAAGAACTTCCAAATCTCAAGTTGATGTAAGAACTACTATACGGGACAGAGATCTTCGGCGTGTGATATGTCATATTATAACTGGATTAGTGTAAACTTGTACTGTTATTTTGGTTATTCTGTATGAAATTACAGTGTTGTATGTACTAATGGTGGGTTGCTGTACATATTTTACAATTACCTCAAACTTACACCATTATTATAGTATACTGTTTGTTGTATGATTTGTTTCGAAGGAAATTTTTGTAAAATCTGAAACTCTTAATGagaaaattattgttaaattattattacATGGTCTTTTAATTATCAGAAATGAACATTAAATATCATAAATCTGAAATTCTTAAGGAGAAAATTATTGttgtttaattttgtttttatccATGATGCCCGGAAACCTGCTGATACATTAACTAAAGATGTCAAATAAATAGCATGCCATGTATAAAttaaaaacgattttatttttttatcaaaattttcctagtagaaaataaaagaaaaatactgattttatttttttgtttttttgtttttcttacaaaatttaaaaacatgaaGGTTTATAaagatatataaaaattaatttttctgaCAAATAgtgatataaaatatatttaaagaatatataatttatttatttaaaaattttgagaatattatttttagtagtgtttaattttaaattttatagttCAATTTATTAGATACTCCATCTTTTCTACAATATTTGTCTTTTAAGGtaaagacacaagaattaagaaAGGTAATtggttttaattaaaaatattttgttaCCCTTGCATTAATTGCattcatttttaattaatttttaattattatcaaaataaaaaaagacaACTTAAATAGAGATATATTTGGTAAAAGCAAATTGATATGCATGGATTGAATCAAAACTTCGTGTATTATGAAACAAAAGAAATTCTCTAGAAAGACAAATATTATGGAACAGATAGAGTatgtaatgttttttttttgtcttaatttaaatttttaagcaatgtatttaaatgaattaaaaattataaaccttaatatattattttgaagtgtttattatggtttaaaaatgtaaaataataataaaaaaatatatatcaagAAAAAAAAGTAGGTCTTAAATTAAACTTGTCCACATGTCAAGAAAACAAAGCCTTTTGTcgcttaaattttttaatacttGTTACATTTTCAAAGACATTTAGATTGTGACATTTGAATGATTAtcacaataatttatttatatatccACATTATCATTTTCCTTCcttgttttacatttttgtcTCTCTTTTTATAGTTTGGAGATCAATTCAATGAAGTTGTGCATCAAAGGAGCCATTGAAGCACCAAAGGCAAGCAAACTCAATTTTAAACcttcaattttatatattttttattttcttatgttcaattcttaaatatttttcttCAATTCAACCTctaaaatttctctctctctatatatatatatatataatcagcTTTTTATCTATCATGCACTTTTTACCTGCTTAATTGTGTTAACAATAACTTTTATCAGTTCggaataaaaattgaaatttaattacAAGTTTCGTCTTACTATTATGGGTAGCATTTCGAATTGTTGTTGTCATAATCATAATATGTTATCTCTATATCCTATGcaattatttacaataaaaacacACTAAAATGGTCATTTCAGTCGGATTATGTCTATAAATCGTGTTATCATGTCAGAAATTGCAACTCATACTAACTATAAAGATGCTAACATTAATGGTTTTTGCTTTCATCTCAAATGCTTAACAGAAAGAATTTGAAAACAGTACACTAAAGAGGTACCAAAGTGTGGCCCTTATAATTGGAGTCACAGGCATCATCGGCAATAGTCTGGTTGAGATCCTACCTCTTGAAGATACCCCGGGCGGCCCCTGGAAGGTGTACGGTGTTGCCCGCCGCCCACAGCCAATCTGGCAGGCAGGTCATCCGATTGAATACGTTCAATGTGATGTCTCAAACGAAGAAGAAACGCTTGAAAAGCTTTCAACTTTCCGAGATATCACCCACATCTTCTATGTTGCTTGGGCGAGCAAAGCTACCGAAGCTGAGAATTGCGAAATCAATGGCTCCATGCTGAGAAATGTGCTGAAAGCAGTGATCCCAAATGCAGAAAATTTGCAGCATATAAGCCTGGTGACCGGAATTAAGCAATACTGCGGTCCTTTCGAGTCATTTGGCAAAATTCAGCCTCATGAATGTCCATGGCACGAGGATCTTCCGCGGCTGGATGCTGTAAACTTTTATCATACACTTGAGGATATACTGTTTGCCGAAACGACCAAGAGAGAAAGACTAACATGGTCAATTCATAGACCTGGAGTAATATTTGGGTTTTCGCCTTCTTCGTTGATCAATGTGGTTTGTACTTTATGTGTTTATGCAACAATTTGTAAGCATCAAGGGCTTCCATTGATCTTTCCGGGCAACCGAGCAACTTGGGAAGGGTATTGGTTTGTATCAGATGCAGATTTGATTGCTGAACAGCAGATATGGGCAGCAGTTGATCCTAATGCTAAGAATGAAGCTTTCAATTGCTGCAATGGAGATGTTTTCAAGTGGAAGCATTTGTGGAAAGTGTTAGCGGAGCAGTTCAAAATCGAGAATTACGggtttgaagaagatgataagAGATTAAGTTTGGGGCAGATGATGGAAAACATGGGGCCTGTTTGGGATCAGATTGTTGAAGAAAAACATTTACTAGCTACTGAAATTGAGAAAGTTGGAGCATGGTGGCTTGCTGAAATCACTTTCATAGGAGCAGACTTCTTTGCTTCTACGAACAAGAGCAAAGAACATGGATTTTTCGGGTTTAGAAACACTGAAAAATCGTTTATACATTGGATTCATAAAATGAAATCTCATGGAATTGTTCCTTCATATGATGATTAAATGAAGTTTGTAACAAGGAACGATTTTGTCGCAAAATGACAAGTTTACACTAAATTGATGCAGAAGAATATTGTTAATATAAGTTAGTCATGTATCAATCTAAGTTACATGATGTATGTGTTATACTTTAGTGGTTATACGGTTGAGAATCAGTTCAAAATGACACGTCTCAATCGCAATTTGATGCGTGTGTAGGAAGAATAAATCACGTGTCATTTTGGACGGATTTATAAAAGTAATGTCgtttattttgggaaatattgATCTCAAAAGCGACTTTGAAGGGAAACTTTGAGCTTTTATATATTCGAGATATCATACATCCGACACTACACTTGAGAGAAGCAGCCAATTCTTATGAAATCAGAGAAGCATATGAAAAGATAAACAAATGCTTTCTAGTGAGATTTTTGTGGGTTTTACCTCTTCATCTTCCATCCACACATGTTAGAGTTTTACAAGTAGCAGCGCTAGTTGATCATCTGAAACTTGAACATCCACGCATATTCCGAGCACTGCAGCAAGCCTTGCAGCTAGTTGATGTTTACACTAGGAAAGATTGAAAGGCAAGAAAGAGGAATTACATAAGATCATCAACGAAAAGGGGTTCACACACTGAAATGATAAAGAGCAAGAATATTATCTTACACAAAGTTGTTCTCCTCTGTTTACAATGTCATAAAAGAACGAGTAACACGCACAATAGTGTTCCGGGAAACAGAAGTACTCCTCCTTCCTCCTTGATTCTCCAACCACCTTATTAACAGCAGAGAAACAAGAAATTCCAGTTTAATCTGTTCCCTTATATCTTCTTGTGAATCATTTATTATCCCAATCCGAGGGTACATCACACCGACGGTCACATATGTTTGGACAGCGTTTCAATAACATCACAAAAGTTCatttttgtctcaataaaataacACATCTTTGATATTGTACCAATAAAGTTACACTAAACGTTCTCCGGCTACACTCTCTCACCGGAATTCTAACATGGACGCTTTCTCAAGTCATCAATTCCACATGGATGCATACATACTCTTTTAGATAGAAAAACAGAGAGGGATGAACAAATTGTTTGCCACGGGATTTTAAGTGAATTACGTGGCGCTTCCAAGGATGACTTGAGTAAGCAATTTCTGTGAGAGTGTGGCCGGAAGAAGTTCAATGTGACTTTATCACAAAGATGTgttattttattgagacaaaataAACATTGCCCAAACATATGTAACCATATGTGTGATTTACCCCCAAAACCCAGGGAAAAGACCCATCCTAGCCCTGATATCCTTTGTCATTGCTCTatatctatgttgcacggacatgGACACTGAAACGGATATGGACACGGAAACAGacatttctaaaacataaccttcataaaaCAGCCTTAAAAAACGAACACGAAACGCAGAAACGCTACTAATGAgaagtgtccgtgcaacattGCTCTATGTTAATGTCAACTACACTCTTGAAAATTCTCTTCAATAAATGGGATACTGAAGCAGTCAATTTATCAAACAGTTTGCAGGCAATTGTCCAACATAAGTTACCAAAGCTCAAACCTCCTTAATTTTAACTCAAATTCATATGCAAATCAAGGCTAATTTCAATGTTGTAGAAAACTGAAAAACATTTCaatataaaataaagatacaAAGCAAAAACTAGAAGGAACCTGAAAGATTGAACGACCACTGGGTTGACCAGAGATCCTCTTGACTCTTCTTTGATCAACTATTCTAGTTGCCCTCTCAAAGTTCTTACCATACAAGAAATGCAAGCTACaattaacaaaacaaaaatcaaaatgCGCATTTATAGGTTCTAACAATAAAACTAACTGAAAAAATGGAAGTAAGTGAATTCTACTCACGTTGAGAGTTGTTCTTCGGTTACTGCcacaaataaagaaaaatcaacTCTCAAATTAACATAATCCAAAATAGCAAAAGAAGTTAGTGAAGAAAGGACCTGAAGAAGTAGACTCTATGGCTTTGAAAACAGAATCGGCAACCGAATTAGCAGCGGTCATTCTTTGTTTTCCACACTTAATCTGTAGAAGTTTGTATCTTCTTTCAgcttgaaaaattaaaaatcaaaggaAGTGCATGTTCTTTGGAGagaattagagaagaaagagaGATTGAGTACCTGAATCTGAAGTAGTCATGAGTAATCATTGGTTCATTTTGATCTCCATATTCAAATTTGAAATTCCAATGCCCACTGAAGCTGGTTTTAGCTCAACCGGTTTTCaactagagaagaagaagtATTAGTTAAAACTAACTTGTTAATGGGTTGGATCGGGGCAGGCTAAACCGGGCTTAACCCACTATTATATTTTCCAAGTTCAGTCATACCCACTTAGCGATGGCAATGAGTACCGTACTCGTGACTACCACTATTCGATCCTAATGAGACTATTTGGACTCCAAGTAAAAATGTATAGGACGGATATGAGATCAAAACCACCGTATGgaacgggtatgggaatacacATCCGATACTCATTataaatcttttatatattaaaaaatattactattattttttagatgtaaaatgGAGGATTGAAACTCCAACTTTTGTTCTTCAATCATTGAGTAATACCATTATACTTATTGATTAAGATTCAAttagttcaatttttagattaatgatttatgaatgatttattaaatttatactttcctaaatttgtaatattttatttattgattcttaatggGTAAGGGTATCCATGAATATCTGTGAATAAAAGAATGCAAAGTATACCCATTAGGATAACGAGACGAGtacggataattaaaaaataaacggataagggtttgggattgataCTACCCACGCATACCCTACCCGTTACCATTCCTCCCACACTATATtttccaaaataataataaaaagtattttaagtaaaaaatataaatataagaacATGTTAGATTGGATTGAGTTCGGGCTTTTGAGAAGTACTACTAATTTTATATGCATGCTTTAACGGTtgtgagctgatcggatccaaCTTAAAACTATATCATTGATGGGTCGGGCTTACACCTAAAACTACTAAGCCTAATTCCAAtctattattaataatttaatcagGTTCAAGTCAGACTAAGATTCTGtgtttttttactaaaaaaaactgAATTCAACTAAATTTTActaaaactgaaataataatataatgctttaaaaataaaaataataaaaatatataatgctttaaaaatagaaataattaaaataaaaaagtttaaaaaaataataatggttctaataataataaaaaataattataataataataaattattaaactgaattgaactgatcTGATCAGTGTTATCAAGTTCGGACCGGGCCGGTTCAACCGGAAACCGAAAGGAAGTTCGACCTAAGTTTGACTGGTTAatccactacaagaaaacaaCGATTTAGCGACTGGTAAAAAATCGGTCGCTAACTTAGCGATTGATTCGGTCGCTAATAATATTTCGTTGTTGCAAAAAATGGAGGGAAAAATCCCGCCCATTTTAGCAACTTTCTTTTCATTTTACCAACTATGTACCATGTTGCAAAGTTttgaggaaaaaaaagaaaataaaaaagaaatagaaaatataaatagaaaacacaaaaataagaaaaacccAAACTCTCTTCTATTCGACAAAAACCCTAAAATGTTTCTCTCTCCTAATTCCTAATGGCTTCCAGAGATCGACCCATACCTAATGGCTTCCAGAGATCGACCCATAAATTCTACCCTCCTATTCAACATCTTTCAGTTTCATACCTAATCCCTCTTCTCTCATGTCGTTCTCTTAAGTCTGGCAACTACTCATGGCCTGGAAGAAAATCCAGATCTCCACTCGAGGAAGAACAAAAACGGAAGAACAAAAAACTCTAGGTCTCTTCAGGTTTTTGTTTTATCCCTAATTTTTATTTATGCTTAAGCTCTGAAATTAAAGAAGAAGTAGCAAAGAGTCTCCTATTTAGTTTATTGTCTTTACTAAATATTCTCTCTCGCTAGTTTTTGTTAGAGGAATCTGTTGAATTTGAGAGCAAAGTTTAAAGGACTGGAGTTATTACTTGACAATCTTGaccaaataaaaagaaaaccgGTGTGAACCGGCGGTGAACCGGTGGTTAAACTGGGAACCCGGTTCACACCGAgttgttattttaaaaaaaaagtttaagaaaaaaataaaaagagataaACTCTCTATATGAGCAAAAGGAGGTCGGGCCAAGATAACTCATTTCGGTGTGGCATTCGTGTCACCCACGCCGTGTGGGTGCGCTCCTAACCCGATGGTGGATCGATTGCACCCCCTTGCGCGTGAGAGAGTCTTTCCcttgataattaaataaaggcttgttttacttataaactagttaatattctcatttctttcctatgtgggatAAGAATGCttagtttatttttatcttcttctaaaccatTTCAAGTGGTTCACTTTAAGCGCCAATTTCTCATTTAtcacttgtccgttttgagtttataatataccgtTAAAAAGATCGCATGTCATAGAATATGTTTACATATTTCAAGTTACTCTAAATTCTATttatccgttatatatttaagtctcaaattgacaaaaaaaaataaaaaaattatttataatttgttttggatatatataatttataaaaataattttaaattaattatatatatttaatatatataaatattatttatttatttattacatcatccggttcgaccaatccgagtcatccggtccgaccaagtgacccatGATCCAATcaccaatccggtttgatgtccgatCCGGTTTTGATAACATTAGATAtgatttatattgaaattaagtgaaaaaaaaaacaaaacaaaaggcTAAGCttgaatttaaattaaatttcaaatccAACCAAACAAATTTATTGAGAATTTCAAATCACTAATCTCATAATTATTCTCTTCctcatttatatttttagtattATCACGAGCAATAACAATAATATCATCATTAATTGCTCTTCCATAACCTTCCACTTTGGACATTGTGAAGTTGATGTTTTAGCTTTACCGATGAAAAAGAGAATGAACCACGGGTTCCTCCTCCCTTAATCAAAGGTCTTGATTCTCGTCTTTGAGAATGGAGAGAATTTCTGTAGCCAGTAATCCTACCTATAGAGATACAAATCATCTGCGAAAGTGAATAGTCACTGTTGTCGGTGGATGTTTTAAACTTTATAAATAGAAAACCAATTTATGTTGTTGAGGTGGAGTCGGATATTGATTAGAGAAGTTTGATATACAAAAGTAAACTCAAAAGACAAATTTGTTCGGTCAATTTGCTACGTCGATTGGAAAacaaaaactttattattggGCCGGCTTTAGGGAGAGTTCCCCTAGGTCGACCCCTTAGGTGTGCCCAAATTTCTAACCactgattaattaattacacaagataaggtattaaaataagtttaaggtttttggggaactATTATTATAGACTCCATATACCAATTGATATCGGAATATCCTCAAAGTACTTGAATGTAGCTTCCAAAAACctataaaacaaaaaacaattAGACAGGGGGCTGGTGACCGGCAAACCCTCTCCGATGCATAAGTCAGTATGATAATACAATGCTTAGAGAGAATGAAGTAGTATTGTAGTGTTAAGAATTGGGCACCTCCCTTCTTGAACTTGACTCCTATTTATAGATATTTGAACTTGAGCTTGGATACACATGTCACCACCATATTGGTCCGGAATCTAAATTCCCACACCAAATGATTTTGGCGCGTGTTTGAGGTCCAAAGCCGTTATCCCTACTGTTTCTGTCAAAAGCCTTTAGGACCCTAAATGGATCGGTCCAAAAGTATAAACTAATGGGCTTTTAAAAATCATCCGGAACCCAATCTTAATTAATACCTACCAAGAAATTTAAATATATGGATTATGAATAAAAAACATCGATTAATTTCATATCTATAATTTGCTAAGTTTTGCTCTTTATCTAAAACTTCAAACTTAAAAAATAGAATGTGAGAGTCGCAAAGGTTAATAATTTTTTCCAAGATTAAACCTTTGTTTGATTTTGTggtatttaaatttttatcatttgttttagtaatattatttgataatatttttcTCTTAAAGTATTTTAATAGGTGACATTTAACCGATTTTGAATATAAAAAGATAAATTGATTTGTTAAATTCTTTTACCACATGACAATTTTTGACATGTGACATATACATGTACCaaattgatcttttatttatctacatattaaatttatatgaaaaaaaattaaatcaattgatATG includes:
- the LOC136225509 gene encoding (S)-8-oxocitronellyl enol synthase CYC2-like, which codes for MKLCIKGAIEAPKKEFENSTLKRYQSVALIIGVTGIIGNSLVEILPLEDTPGGPWKVYGVARRPQPIWQAGHPIEYVQCDVSNEEETLEKLSTFRDITHIFYVAWASKATEAENCEINGSMLRNVLKAVIPNAENLQHISLVTGIKQYCGPFESFGKIQPHECPWHEDLPRLDAVNFYHTLEDILFAETTKRERLTWSIHRPGVIFGFSPSSLINVVCTLCVYATICKHQGLPLIFPGNRATWEGYWFVSDADLIAEQQIWAAVDPNAKNEAFNCCNGDVFKWKHLWKVLAEQFKIENYGFEEDDKRLSLGQMMENMGPVWDQIVEEKHLLATEIEKVGAWWLAEITFIGADFFASTNKSKEHGFFGFRNTEKSFIHWIHKMKSHGIVPSYDD
- the LOC136225510 gene encoding uncharacterized protein yields the protein MTAANSVADSVFKAIESTSSVTEEQLSTLHFLYGKNFERATRIVDQRRVKRISGQPSGRSIFQVVGESRRKEEYFCFPEHYCACYSFFYDIVNRGEQLCCKHQLAARLAAVLGICVDVQVSDDQLALLLVKL